Proteins co-encoded in one Methanosarcinales archaeon Met12 genomic window:
- a CDS encoding ABC transporter ATP-binding protein, whose protein sequence is MSKIKRIERPHVSLWQVSKYFGKVAAIVNLTIEVNKGEFFSLLGPSGCGKTTLLRLIAGLEEPDSGTITIGEDIVAGGRWIAPEKRGVGIVFQDYALFPHMTVFKNIAFGLKGCSRQELKQKVLESLELVGLCGMASRYPHELSGGQQQRVALARALAPGPEVILLDEPFSNLDADLRTRIRAEVKGILSHVGATVIFVTHDQEEAFSMADRVAVMNEGRIEQIGSPEEIYHFPSTRFVADFVGQADFIDGVVEERGIVTEIGIFPNNTALARGTKIQLMIRPDDITFTLDGKGGAVVESQEFRGSENFYTLRLASGKLMHSSRPSTLLVEHGTRVRVTATPTHIVAFIGDEVMR, encoded by the coding sequence GTGAGCAAGATAAAGAGAATTGAGAGACCACACGTTTCGTTGTGGCAGGTGTCCAAATATTTTGGCAAGGTAGCGGCCATCGTTAACCTGACCATTGAAGTGAACAAGGGAGAGTTCTTCTCATTGCTCGGGCCGTCGGGGTGCGGCAAGACTACGCTGCTAAGGCTTATCGCCGGGCTGGAGGAGCCTGATTCAGGAACTATAACCATAGGCGAGGATATCGTTGCTGGAGGGAGATGGATTGCGCCTGAAAAAAGAGGGGTGGGGATTGTCTTTCAGGACTATGCCCTCTTTCCTCACATGACGGTCTTCAAGAACATTGCCTTTGGCTTAAAAGGATGTAGTCGGCAGGAACTCAAACAAAAGGTGCTGGAATCACTGGAGCTGGTAGGCTTATGCGGCATGGCATCGAGGTACCCCCATGAACTCTCGGGAGGGCAGCAGCAGCGGGTCGCTCTGGCGCGCGCCCTGGCCCCCGGGCCGGAAGTGATCTTGCTGGATGAGCCTTTCTCCAACCTGGATGCAGACCTGCGGACTCGGATAAGGGCTGAGGTCAAGGGCATACTATCTCACGTCGGGGCTACCGTCATCTTCGTCACCCATGACCAGGAGGAAGCTTTCTCCATGGCTGATCGCGTAGCAGTGATGAATGAAGGGCGGATAGAGCAGATAGGTTCCCCGGAAGAGATTTATCATTTCCCATCTACACGATTTGTTGCGGACTTCGTGGGACAGGCGGATTTCATAGACGGTGTCGTGGAGGAGAGGGGAATCGTAACGGAAATCGGGATATTCCCGAATAACACGGCACTGGCGAGGGGTACAAAAATTCAGCTCATGATTAGGCCAGATGACATAACTTTCACCTTGGATGGAAAGGGCGGTGCGGTGGTAGAAAGCCAGGAGTTCAGGGGTTCTGAGAATTTCTATACCCTTAGACTGGCCTCTGGGAAGCTGATGCACAGCAGCCGTCCCTCCACTCTATTGGTCGAGCATGGCACCAGAGTTAGAGTGACAGCAACCCCCACACACATCGTTGCCTTCATAGGGGATGAGGTGATGAGATAG
- a CDS encoding DUF99 family protein: MPIKHEVRILGIDDGPIISANVVLIGAVFRGAYWLDDALRSEIERDGFDVVEVLSGLQLHQMPHLVHTEKMVELVRSSNRYEQIRAIMLDGITYAGFNIVDLNALHRQTGLPIIAVMRSPPNLKKVKEALKNLDRSEERWNLAQNAGDIHEVTTSYGSVFVQCCGIDLSSATELVQLTSIHSRIPEPLRVAHLIASRIFSKGADISKV; this comes from the coding sequence ATGCCCATCAAACATGAGGTTCGAATACTTGGCATCGATGATGGGCCGATAATATCTGCTAACGTGGTGTTAATAGGGGCTGTTTTCAGGGGCGCTTACTGGTTAGATGATGCGCTTCGGTCGGAGATCGAACGGGACGGTTTTGACGTTGTTGAAGTCCTTTCAGGACTACAACTCCACCAGATGCCCCATCTGGTGCACACGGAAAAAATGGTCGAATTGGTCAGGAGCAGCAACCGTTATGAACAGATACGGGCGATCATGCTGGACGGCATCACATATGCCGGTTTTAATATCGTAGATCTCAACGCATTGCACAGACAAACAGGACTGCCGATTATCGCGGTTATGCGGTCGCCGCCAAATCTTAAAAAGGTAAAAGAAGCGCTAAAGAACCTGGACCGTTCGGAAGAGCGATGGAACCTGGCTCAAAATGCAGGGGATATTCATGAGGTCACAACTTCGTATGGGTCTGTTTTCGTTCAATGTTGTGGAATCGATCTTTCGAGTGCCACCGAACTTGTGCAACTCACCTCAATACACAGCAGAATCCCGGAGCCACTGAGGGTCGCACATCTGATTGCCAGCAGGATATTCTCCAAAGGGGCAGATATATCTAAAGTTTAA
- a CDS encoding DNA-directed RNA polymerase subunit L has product MDIKIFEKTDDEVRLEIGGEDHTLLNALRSILLQDERVKIASYDIKHPGISYPVLHIRTKDVDPIMALKDAATLLGKQCDTFKRKFKNKVK; this is encoded by the coding sequence ATGGACATAAAGATTTTCGAGAAAACCGACGACGAGGTCAGGCTGGAAATTGGGGGAGAGGACCACACACTCTTAAATGCGCTAAGGTCGATACTTCTCCAGGATGAGCGGGTAAAAATTGCATCCTACGACATCAAGCATCCTGGCATCAGCTATCCAGTATTGCATATACGAACGAAGGACGTAGACCCAATTATGGCATTAAAGGATGCGGCAACCCTGTTGGGCAAGCAATGCGATACGTTTAAGAGAAAGTTTAAGAATAAAGTAAAATAG